One Sulfurirhabdus autotrophica DNA window includes the following coding sequences:
- a CDS encoding glycosyltransferase, with protein sequence MNTPELSVIIPVYNEEEGLATLFSRLYPALDQLNISYEIIFINDGSRDRSPAILREQFQARPDVTRVILFNGNFGQHMAIMAGFEQSKGKRVVTLDADLQNPPEEIGKLLAKMDEGYDYIGSIRNQRQDSRWRHVASKAMNSLRERITRIKMTDQGCMLRAYDRNIIDAINSCKEVNTFIPALAYTFAKNPAEVVVEHEERAEGESKYSLYSLIRLNFDLMTGFSLVPLQLFSFFGIIISILSAFFVVFLVIRRLIIGPEAEGVFTLFAITFLLMGIILFGIGLLGEYVGRVYQQVRHRPRYLVEAILEKTE encoded by the coding sequence ATGAATACACCCGAACTATCAGTCATTATCCCGGTTTACAATGAAGAAGAAGGTCTGGCGACTTTGTTTTCCAGACTATATCCTGCACTTGACCAGCTTAATATCAGTTACGAAATCATATTTATCAATGACGGTAGCCGTGACCGCTCTCCTGCTATCCTTCGTGAGCAGTTTCAAGCGCGGCCGGATGTCACCCGTGTCATCCTGTTTAACGGTAATTTTGGCCAGCACATGGCGATCATGGCCGGCTTCGAGCAAAGCAAAGGGAAACGTGTCGTTACGCTGGATGCGGATTTGCAAAATCCTCCAGAGGAAATTGGCAAACTGCTCGCAAAAATGGATGAAGGCTATGATTATATTGGCAGCATCCGGAACCAGCGTCAGGATAGCCGGTGGCGTCATGTGGCTTCTAAAGCCATGAACTCGCTGCGCGAACGGATTACCCGTATCAAAATGACTGATCAAGGTTGCATGTTGCGCGCCTATGACCGGAATATTATCGATGCCATCAACAGTTGCAAGGAAGTGAATACCTTTATTCCAGCCCTTGCTTACACTTTTGCCAAAAATCCAGCTGAAGTGGTTGTGGAGCATGAAGAACGCGCAGAGGGAGAATCCAAATATTCCCTCTACAGCCTGATTCGACTCAACTTCGACCTGATGACGGGTTTTTCTCTGGTTCCCCTGCAACTATTTTCTTTCTTTGGCATCATCATCTCTATTCTGTCAGCGTTTTTTGTTGTCTTTCTGGTTATTCGCCGACTAATAATTGGTCCGGAAGCTGAAGGCGTATTTACGTTATTTGCCATTACCTTTTTACTCATGGGTATTATCTTATTCGGCATTGGCTTGCTGGGTGAATATGTAGGGCGTGTTTACCAGCAGGTAAGGCACAGGCCAAGATATCTGGTTGAAGCCATACTGGAAAAAACAGAATGA
- a CDS encoding DegT/DnrJ/EryC1/StrS family aminotransferase: MSYLPFTRPTIDEETIQGVVDVLRSGWITSGPKVKDFEAALSDYFGGRTVRAFSSGTATLEVALQLCGIGPGDEVITTPLSWVATANVILHVGAKPVFVDVDPVTRNIDLTLIESAITPNTKAIIPVDLAGLPVDRDRLYAIAHKHNLRVIEDAAQSMGSTWQGKKIGSFGDLISFSFHANKNMTTGEGGCLVLSSDAQIPLTEKLRLQGVVRSPDGTMEVDIAGGKSNLTDIAARIGLGQLPQVDSFNARRRELVKHYFAQFDRSLGCELPVEEYSNGNWHMFQILLPLDKLTISRGEFIEQMKQREIAAGVHYPPIHLFSLYRSMGFKEGDYPHAERIGNETVTLPLFPTMTFEDVERVCAAIKEIITHSKK, from the coding sequence ATGAGTTACTTACCTTTTACACGCCCGACCATTGATGAAGAAACCATTCAGGGTGTTGTCGATGTCCTGCGCTCTGGCTGGATAACCAGCGGTCCCAAAGTCAAAGACTTTGAAGCTGCATTGTCGGACTATTTCGGCGGTCGAACCGTACGCGCTTTCAGTTCAGGTACTGCGACTTTAGAAGTGGCATTGCAATTATGTGGCATAGGCCCCGGGGATGAAGTCATCACCACCCCGCTGTCCTGGGTTGCCACTGCGAACGTTATTCTGCATGTGGGAGCCAAACCTGTTTTTGTCGACGTTGATCCTGTCACGCGCAACATTGATTTAACTCTCATTGAATCGGCGATCACACCCAATACCAAAGCCATTATCCCGGTTGATTTAGCAGGGCTGCCGGTGGATCGGGATCGCTTGTATGCCATCGCACATAAACACAATTTACGTGTTATCGAAGATGCAGCCCAATCCATGGGTTCAACATGGCAAGGCAAAAAAATCGGTTCATTTGGTGATTTGATCTCGTTCAGTTTTCACGCAAACAAAAACATGACCACCGGAGAAGGGGGATGCCTGGTACTGTCGAGCGATGCGCAAATCCCCCTGACAGAAAAATTGCGTTTGCAAGGGGTAGTGAGATCGCCTGATGGCACTATGGAAGTGGATATTGCAGGTGGGAAATCAAACCTGACGGATATTGCCGCACGCATTGGACTTGGCCAATTGCCACAGGTAGATAGCTTTAATGCACGCAGACGTGAACTGGTAAAACACTACTTCGCCCAATTTGACAGAAGCCTGGGTTGCGAACTTCCTGTTGAAGAATATAGCAATGGCAACTGGCACATGTTCCAGATTTTGCTGCCACTAGACAAGCTCACTATCAGTCGTGGCGAATTCATTGAACAGATGAAGCAGCGAGAAATAGCTGCAGGCGTACACTATCCCCCTATTCATCTTTTCAGTTTATACCGGAGCATGGGTTTTAAGGAAGGCGATTACCCGCACGCCGAACGAATCGGGAATGAAACAGTCACACTTCCATTGTTCCCAACCATGACATTTGAAGATGTAGAGCGCGTCTGTGCTGCTATAAAAGAGATCATTACGCACTCAAAAAAATGA
- a CDS encoding SMR family transporter, with amino-acid sequence MNILTFGIILSGVLLNAMAQLLLKAGTNAVGHFEFSRDNILPIGFKLATEPHIAGGLACYVISVVVWIMALSRVEVSIAYPMLSIGYVVNALAAWYLFGEAVTISRIVGIGIIIVGVYVVSRS; translated from the coding sequence ATGAATATACTCACCTTCGGCATTATTTTATCCGGTGTTTTACTCAATGCTATGGCCCAGCTGTTGCTTAAAGCAGGAACCAATGCAGTGGGTCATTTTGAGTTCAGCCGGGACAATATCCTCCCGATCGGTTTTAAACTGGCTACAGAACCTCACATAGCAGGCGGTCTCGCATGTTATGTGATCAGCGTCGTAGTCTGGATCATGGCCCTGTCACGGGTTGAAGTCAGCATCGCCTATCCTATGCTTTCCATCGGGTATGTAGTCAACGCCCTTGCCGCATGGTATCTTTTCGGCGAAGCTGTCACCATTAGCCGGATAGTGGGTATCGGCATTATTATTGTTGGCGTATACGTTGTTTCCAGAAGCTAG
- a CDS encoding glycosyltransferase family 39 protein: protein MTFQSPSRRCLFWVFLVFTLIWFSNLDYRNLVRPDEGRYAEIPREMSVTGDWKTPRLNGIKYFEKPALQYWATAAAYDLFGEHHWTARLWSALTGFIGVLFTFYAGSRLFGKEAGLYSALVLGSSLLYAMIGHIITLDMGVSFFMGAGLMAFLLAQQSSATPRENKVWMLVTWAALALSILSKGLIGGVLPGAVLVLYTLIQRDFALWKRLHLISGLLLFFAITAPWFIAVSLANPEFFHFFFIHEHFERFLTKVHNRFHPWYTFIPILLLGILPWLVMLFDSLAHAWKKTDADKNTFQPKRFLLIWAVFIFVFFSVSSSKLPSYILPIFPALALLIGERLTQIKSRTLFWQIIPIAVLAAAGLVLIPKVISFASDEVPVALYQNYITWLYPAAAIWLTGSLIGLYLSYQERVRGAIIALALSSLIAGQLALAGHNSLSPASSAYHLAQEIKPYLKPDVPFYSVNMYEQTLPFYIKRTVTLVEYQDEMAFGIEQEPDKWIPLISTFEEIWRKQPYALAIMKPETFNRLQADHLPMQVIAKDTRRIIVKTP from the coding sequence ATGACCTTTCAATCTCCTTCACGACGCTGCCTGTTTTGGGTATTTTTAGTCTTTACGCTAATCTGGTTCAGCAACCTCGATTATCGCAATCTGGTAAGACCTGATGAAGGCCGTTACGCAGAAATTCCGCGGGAAATGTCAGTCACTGGAGACTGGAAAACGCCACGCCTGAACGGTATCAAATACTTTGAAAAACCCGCCTTGCAATATTGGGCTACCGCTGCTGCATATGATCTGTTTGGAGAACACCATTGGACAGCACGTTTATGGAGTGCGCTGACCGGATTTATTGGGGTGCTGTTCACCTTCTATGCAGGTAGCAGACTCTTTGGCAAAGAAGCTGGCCTCTATAGTGCACTGGTTCTGGGGAGCAGTCTGCTCTACGCGATGATTGGCCACATCATCACGCTGGATATGGGTGTCAGTTTTTTCATGGGCGCAGGATTAATGGCGTTTCTGCTAGCCCAACAGTCATCTGCAACCCCGCGTGAAAACAAAGTCTGGATGCTGGTGACCTGGGCTGCACTCGCTTTATCGATTTTAAGCAAAGGATTAATTGGCGGCGTATTACCTGGTGCAGTTCTGGTTTTATACACCTTGATTCAACGGGATTTTGCTTTGTGGAAGCGTCTGCATCTGATCAGCGGATTGCTGCTGTTTTTTGCTATTACAGCGCCCTGGTTTATTGCAGTATCACTCGCCAACCCTGAGTTCTTTCACTTTTTCTTTATTCACGAGCATTTTGAACGATTTCTGACCAAGGTTCACAATCGCTTTCACCCTTGGTACACATTCATTCCAATTTTGCTCTTAGGCATACTGCCGTGGCTTGTCATGCTTTTTGACAGCCTCGCTCACGCCTGGAAAAAAACTGACGCAGATAAAAACACATTCCAGCCCAAACGCTTTCTGTTGATATGGGCGGTTTTTATCTTTGTGTTTTTCTCCGTATCCAGTTCAAAATTGCCATCTTATATACTGCCGATTTTCCCCGCACTGGCATTATTGATTGGTGAAAGACTTACTCAGATCAAGAGCAGAACCCTGTTTTGGCAAATCATACCCATTGCTGTTCTGGCTGCAGCAGGACTGGTTTTAATACCCAAAGTCATCAGCTTTGCCAGTGACGAAGTGCCTGTAGCACTCTACCAAAATTATATTACCTGGCTGTACCCCGCTGCGGCAATCTGGCTTACAGGATCGCTTATTGGCTTGTATTTAAGTTATCAAGAACGTGTCCGTGGCGCAATTATAGCCCTAGCCTTGAGCAGTCTTATTGCTGGTCAATTGGCTTTGGCTGGTCATAACAGCCTTTCACCAGCCAGTTCAGCTTATCACCTTGCTCAGGAAATAAAACCTTACTTAAAGCCAGACGTGCCTTTTTATAGTGTCAATATGTATGAGCAAACTCTGCCCTTTTATATAAAGCGCACCGTCACTCTGGTTGAATATCAAGATGAAATGGCTTTTGGGATTGAACAAGAGCCAGACAAATGGATTCCCCTAATCAGTACATTCGAAGAAATCTGGCGCAAACAGCCCTATGCACTGGCTATCATGAAGCCTGAAACCTTCAACAGGTTGCAAGCAGATCATTTACCCATGCAGGTTATCGCAAAAGACACTCGCAGGATTATTGTAAAAACACCATGA
- a CDS encoding lysylphosphatidylglycerol synthase transmembrane domain-containing protein, which yields MTNHSSESLLSGWRLRALILIVLMSVGGYLIFTLWGGWKDVLAAIEKVGLIGIAIALILSLVNYGLRFIRWQKFLAVLGHHIHWAPSFHIYIAGFGLTILPGKAGEAIRSVFLKRYGVSYPESLAAFFSEHFSNLISMLILVSIGLWVYPQAQPLVVALAIAILIGLGLLQQTTLLKFLKSVAKNRLPVRPGKLVSSTIDIVLHSGRCFRLPMLILGIVFGLIAWGSEGVAFYYILSLLENNISLQTALFIYAFSMLIGALSFLPGGLGGAEATMLALLMLNHVEQPQAVAATLIIRLATLWFAVILGIIALAMPVREQAK from the coding sequence ATGACGAATCATTCGTCTGAATCGCTCCTTTCAGGATGGCGCCTCCGCGCGTTGATCCTGATTGTATTAATGAGTGTTGGTGGTTATTTAATTTTTACCCTATGGGGAGGCTGGAAGGACGTTCTTGCAGCCATCGAAAAGGTAGGCTTGATTGGCATAGCCATCGCACTCATCCTTTCGCTGGTTAACTATGGGTTACGCTTTATCCGTTGGCAGAAATTTCTGGCTGTACTAGGGCATCATATTCATTGGGCACCCAGCTTCCATATCTACATCGCGGGATTTGGCCTGACTATCCTGCCCGGCAAGGCTGGTGAAGCAATCCGTAGCGTATTTCTTAAAAGGTATGGCGTTTCTTACCCTGAAAGCCTGGCTGCCTTTTTCTCTGAACATTTTTCAAACCTGATCAGTATGTTAATACTGGTTTCCATTGGATTATGGGTATACCCCCAAGCTCAACCGCTAGTTGTGGCGCTCGCCATCGCCATCCTCATCGGACTAGGTTTGTTACAACAAACAACATTACTCAAATTTCTGAAATCTGTCGCAAAAAACCGCCTGCCCGTTCGACCAGGAAAACTGGTTAGCTCTACCATTGATATCGTTCTGCATTCAGGCCGATGCTTTCGACTGCCTATGTTAATTCTGGGTATAGTATTCGGACTGATTGCATGGGGATCCGAAGGGGTTGCTTTTTATTACATTCTTTCCCTGTTAGAAAATAATATATCGCTGCAAACCGCGCTATTTATTTACGCCTTTTCTATGCTGATTGGCGCATTGAGCTTTTTGCCCGGTGGGTTAGGTGGCGCTGAAGCTACGATGCTTGCCCTATTAATGCTAAACCATGTAGAACAACCCCAAGCCGTTGCTGCCACCTTGATCATCAGGCTGGCAACACTTTGGTTCGCCGTCATACTTGGCATCATCGCCTTGGCTATGCCCGTGCGGGAACAGGCAAAATAA
- a CDS encoding decaprenyl-phosphate phosphoribosyltransferase: MKRLFALFRLMRPHQWVKNAFVFTGLLFGHAWHDATLIEHVILVAVAFSFVSSAIYIINDIIDRELDRHHPKKKHRPLAAGTVSITSALMLAVILAISAIALATLVSATVIWIILSYAIMNTAYSFWLKHVVILDIFIIATGFMLRILAGTLGVGIPPSQWLLLCGLMVTLFLGFAKRRAEINALAEDKSTHRKVLQHYSPVLLDNMIGITAAGLIMSYSLYTMSPDTIHIHGTHNLIYTVPFVMYGIFRYIYLLHHQSKGGDPSHDLVRDPHLLIVVIAWLTTTILLIS; the protein is encoded by the coding sequence ATGAAAAGACTATTTGCCTTGTTTCGCCTCATGCGCCCCCATCAATGGGTGAAAAATGCGTTCGTTTTTACTGGATTGTTATTCGGACATGCCTGGCACGATGCAACATTGATTGAGCACGTCATTCTCGTCGCAGTCGCTTTTTCTTTTGTCTCCAGCGCTATCTATATCATTAATGACATCATTGACCGGGAACTGGACAGGCACCACCCCAAAAAGAAACACCGACCGCTAGCTGCCGGTACCGTTTCAATAACCAGTGCCCTTATGCTAGCTGTTATTCTGGCGATATCCGCTATTGCCCTTGCCACACTGGTGTCTGCCACCGTAATTTGGATCATTCTCTCCTACGCAATCATGAATACAGCCTATTCGTTCTGGCTTAAACATGTGGTGATTCTGGATATTTTCATCATAGCTACCGGCTTTATGTTGCGCATTCTTGCCGGAACACTTGGCGTAGGCATCCCCCCATCACAATGGCTCCTGCTATGTGGTTTAATGGTGACGCTTTTCCTGGGCTTTGCCAAACGGCGGGCAGAAATCAATGCACTGGCAGAAGATAAAAGCACTCACAGAAAAGTATTACAACACTACAGCCCGGTGCTGCTGGACAATATGATTGGCATTACCGCCGCCGGTTTGATCATGAGCTACAGCCTGTATACCATGAGCCCGGATACCATACATATCCATGGCACCCACAACTTGATTTACACCGTACCATTCGTGATGTACGGCATATTTCGCTACATATATCTGCTACACCACCAAAGCAAAGGGGGCGATCCCTCCCATGATCTGGTCCGCGACCCCCATTTATTGATAGTGGTCATCGCATGGCTGACCACGACCATTCTGCTGATTTCCTAG
- a CDS encoding HAD-IB family hydrolase, with protein sequence MSGWQADKQVVAAFDFDGTMTNRDTLFPFLSHVSGQLTFFRNFILLLPVLVGYKLGLIRNDLAKEQVFTRFFWGVKMDALKYKAAQFAAQKLPNLLRPEAMKRFEWHKKQGHRCILISASLDIYLQPWALIHGFDEVICSSLEVRSDGYISGKLSGANCFGIEKARRLEALMGDRKRYILYAYGDSEGDKELLSMADHAFYREMPSH encoded by the coding sequence GTGAGCGGATGGCAGGCTGACAAACAAGTTGTAGCGGCATTTGATTTCGATGGCACGATGACTAACCGGGACACCCTTTTTCCATTCCTGTCACATGTGTCAGGACAATTGACGTTTTTCCGTAACTTTATCCTGCTTCTTCCTGTATTGGTCGGGTATAAACTAGGCTTGATCAGAAACGACCTTGCCAAAGAACAAGTATTTACGCGTTTTTTTTGGGGCGTAAAAATGGATGCGCTAAAATATAAAGCCGCGCAATTCGCTGCGCAAAAATTGCCCAACCTGCTGCGACCTGAAGCGATGAAACGTTTCGAGTGGCACAAAAAACAAGGTCACCGTTGCATATTAATCAGCGCATCTCTGGATATTTACCTGCAACCCTGGGCCTTGATCCATGGCTTTGACGAAGTCATCTGCTCCAGCCTTGAAGTACGGTCAGATGGATACATATCCGGCAAATTATCCGGTGCGAATTGCTTTGGCATTGAAAAGGCCAGAAGGCTGGAAGCACTGATGGGCGATAGAAAGCGTTATATTTTATATGCCTATGGTGACAGCGAGGGAGATAAAGAATTACTATCCATGGCTGACCACGCTTTTTATCGGGAAATGCCCAGTCATTAA
- a CDS encoding SDR family oxidoreductase — protein MSDTVLILGATSAIARATAAAFAAKGNDLYLAARDKDELERTAADLQIRYGVKVSYGLFDAEAIETHEPFFQDVVQEMHGISGVVLAFGFLGDQLAARDFKTGAKIIANNFTGAASFLSICANYFEPLQFGFIIGITSVAGDRGRQSNYVYGAAKGALSLFLQGLRNRLFSSGVRVITVKPGFVDTAMTFGMPGLFLVASPEYVGNRIVGALNKSSDIIYLPWFWRYIMLIIKHIPEFIFKRMKL, from the coding sequence ATGAGTGATACCGTATTGATTCTGGGAGCCACATCCGCTATTGCCAGAGCAACGGCAGCTGCTTTTGCTGCCAAGGGCAATGATTTATATTTGGCTGCGCGAGATAAAGATGAACTTGAACGTACGGCTGCAGATTTACAGATTCGCTATGGCGTCAAGGTTAGCTACGGATTATTTGATGCTGAAGCAATTGAAACTCATGAACCCTTTTTTCAGGATGTTGTTCAGGAAATGCATGGTATCAGCGGCGTAGTGCTGGCTTTTGGCTTTCTGGGTGATCAACTGGCGGCACGTGACTTCAAAACCGGGGCAAAAATCATTGCCAATAACTTCACTGGCGCGGCGTCTTTCCTGAGTATATGTGCCAATTACTTTGAACCATTGCAATTCGGCTTTATTATCGGCATCACTTCCGTGGCAGGAGATAGAGGCCGTCAGAGCAATTATGTATATGGTGCAGCCAAGGGTGCTTTAAGTTTGTTTCTGCAAGGATTGCGCAATAGATTATTTAGCAGTGGCGTAAGAGTAATTACCGTTAAGCCAGGGTTTGTTGACACTGCCATGACGTTTGGCATGCCGGGATTATTTCTGGTTGCCTCACCTGAGTATGTGGGTAATCGTATTGTTGGCGCCTTGAACAAATCTTCCGACATCATCTACCTCCCCTGGTTTTGGCGCTACATCATGCTGATCATCAAACACATTCCGGAATTTATTTTCAAACGGATGAAACTGTGA
- a CDS encoding FAD-binding oxidoreductase: MATLIKPVSGWGRYPVQSCEIERPERYADLKPSSPTLIARGQGRSYGDAALNENGHVILTERVNRLLLLDVENGILRAESGVTLDEVLNAIVPKGWFLPVTPGTKHVSLGGCVAADVHGKNHHHDGSFGNHVLSIELIKADGSRIECSPENHSDIFWATVGGMGLTGIIGEVTIKLIHIHSSQMMVRHYKTPNLEQIFKLLENPTADDSYTVAWIDSLVSGRELGRGVVMCGHHANDDELPFRIENRYNIKKRHAISIPFNFPAFTLNSFSIRKFNAFYYSHEGKKTSPYLTDYDPYFYPLDGLNNWNRMYGKQGFLQYQCVIPDKTSFEGIKAILETLTNSRHPSFLAVLKRLGAESKGMLSFTMTGYTLALDLPIRDQGIFPLLNRLDQIVMQHGGRVYLAKDARLSPESFHTMYPRYEEWLNVKTLIDPENRFRSSLSQRLKIGETA, from the coding sequence ATGGCTACTCTCATCAAACCAGTGTCCGGATGGGGACGTTACCCAGTACAATCATGCGAAATAGAGCGTCCGGAACGTTACGCCGATCTCAAGCCTTCCTCACCCACCCTGATTGCGCGAGGCCAAGGTCGCAGCTATGGAGACGCTGCACTTAATGAAAATGGGCATGTTATTCTGACAGAACGCGTTAATCGCCTGCTTTTACTTGATGTAGAAAATGGCATATTACGTGCTGAATCGGGTGTCACGTTAGATGAAGTTCTGAATGCTATTGTGCCTAAAGGATGGTTTCTACCGGTTACTCCGGGAACAAAACACGTATCACTTGGAGGATGTGTCGCTGCGGACGTTCATGGTAAAAACCACCACCATGATGGCAGTTTTGGAAATCACGTTCTCAGCATCGAACTGATCAAGGCCGATGGCAGCCGTATCGAATGTTCTCCAGAGAATCATTCTGATATTTTCTGGGCGACAGTTGGCGGCATGGGCCTGACTGGCATTATTGGTGAAGTAACGATAAAACTTATCCACATTCACAGTTCGCAAATGATGGTTCGCCATTATAAAACGCCTAACCTTGAGCAAATTTTCAAGCTTCTGGAAAACCCCACGGCAGACGACAGCTATACAGTAGCCTGGATTGATAGCCTTGTATCGGGGCGTGAACTGGGCCGTGGTGTAGTCATGTGCGGACACCATGCCAATGATGACGAACTGCCCTTCAGGATTGAAAACCGCTACAACATCAAAAAAAGACACGCAATTTCTATCCCGTTTAATTTCCCTGCCTTTACGCTGAATTCTTTTAGCATCAGAAAATTCAATGCATTTTATTACAGCCATGAAGGCAAAAAAACAAGTCCATATCTGACAGATTATGATCCCTATTTTTATCCTCTGGACGGGCTAAACAACTGGAATCGCATGTATGGTAAACAGGGGTTTCTACAGTACCAATGCGTCATTCCAGACAAAACCAGTTTCGAGGGCATCAAAGCCATACTGGAAACACTTACCAATAGCCGCCACCCTTCATTTTTAGCCGTTTTGAAACGTTTGGGCGCTGAAAGCAAAGGGATGCTTTCCTTTACCATGACAGGTTACACCCTGGCTTTGGATTTACCCATTCGCGATCAGGGAATATTTCCTCTGTTGAATAGACTTGACCAAATTGTCATGCAACATGGTGGACGCGTGTATCTTGCAAAAGACGCACGTCTTTCTCCTGAGTCATTTCACACCATGTACCCACGTTATGAAGAATGGCTCAACGTCAAAACATTAATCGATCCTGAAAATCGATTCCGCTCCAGCCTTTCCCAGCGTTTAAAGATCGGGGAGACTGCGTAA
- a CDS encoding glycosyltransferase family 39 protein translates to MNFSNVFKATLLATFLIKLLLAYVIPMSGDEAYFIIWAKNLDFGYYDHPPMAGWFLYGMRFLGDSEVILRLPAILLSSLIGIGIYQFLKTRDETKAALIAILFLISPLNIINVLITTDTPLILFAFLSAASLYKALEKDQLVWYGLSGIFFGMAFLSKYFAVLLGLAYLTYFLFSTKNWHKSRGFALLYLAALPFALINIYWNYTHCWDNILFNLYTRNEGEQFSLGKIATYFGTQIYLMTPPVVYYLFKHRANFVRSLNNDNLKLFFFAFFIPMAAFAALALKKLIGLHWVLAFYPFLYILLFHYLSRAELIKTTKFMAWFSITHLAIITVISVMPMETWIKTKWYDGIVFMFKTNEIADHIRPYEKQFLLAADGYTPAAIISYSYGKDFFVFGEGSYHARQDDIVTDFRQFSGRNILIVKKSAPDISQYAPYFQRVEFKQFTLRGATFFYVLGYNFNYEQYKIKVLTPIKDKYYKIPDYLPHTPCYFCEKYFNEGAKP, encoded by the coding sequence ATGAATTTTAGCAACGTTTTTAAAGCCACTCTGCTTGCAACCTTTCTGATCAAGCTGCTCTTGGCATATGTTATTCCTATGTCAGGTGACGAGGCCTATTTCATCATTTGGGCAAAAAATCTGGACTTTGGTTATTACGACCATCCGCCCATGGCTGGCTGGTTTCTTTATGGTATGCGTTTTCTGGGCGACTCGGAAGTTATTCTGCGACTGCCGGCCATACTGCTCTCCTCTTTGATTGGTATTGGCATATATCAGTTTCTTAAAACCCGTGATGAAACCAAGGCTGCGCTGATAGCCATTCTTTTTCTTATTTCACCACTAAACATCATTAATGTACTGATTACAACCGATACACCACTTATTTTGTTCGCATTTTTATCAGCAGCTTCGCTGTACAAAGCGTTAGAAAAAGATCAACTGGTCTGGTATGGGCTATCCGGTATTTTTTTCGGCATGGCATTTTTATCAAAATACTTCGCAGTTTTACTGGGCCTAGCTTATTTAACCTATTTTCTTTTTTCCACCAAAAACTGGCATAAATCTCGTGGTTTTGCCCTGCTCTATCTGGCTGCCTTGCCTTTCGCATTGATTAATATTTACTGGAACTACACTCACTGCTGGGACAACATTCTATTCAATCTTTACACCCGAAATGAGGGTGAACAATTTTCTTTAGGCAAAATCGCTACCTATTTTGGCACCCAGATATATTTAATGACACCCCCGGTTGTTTACTATTTATTCAAACACCGAGCCAATTTTGTGCGAAGTCTCAATAATGACAACTTGAAGTTGTTCTTTTTTGCCTTTTTCATTCCCATGGCTGCTTTTGCAGCACTTGCTTTAAAAAAACTGATTGGCCTGCATTGGGTTTTGGCGTTTTACCCTTTTTTATATATTTTACTTTTCCACTATTTATCACGTGCAGAGTTAATCAAAACAACTAAGTTCATGGCATGGTTCAGTATTACCCATCTGGCTATCATCACTGTTATCTCAGTCATGCCCATGGAAACCTGGATTAAAACCAAGTGGTACGATGGTATTGTTTTCATGTTCAAAACCAATGAAATTGCAGACCATATCCGGCCGTACGAAAAACAGTTTTTACTCGCTGCCGATGGTTATACGCCCGCAGCAATCATCTCTTATAGTTATGGCAAAGATTTTTTTGTATTTGGTGAAGGTTCTTACCATGCAAGACAGGATGACATTGTTACCGATTTCCGTCAGTTTAGTGGGCGCAATATCCTGATTGTGAAAAAATCAGCACCTGACATTTCCCAATACGCCCCCTACTTTCAGCGGGTGGAGTTCAAACAATTTACCCTTCGCGGTGCAACCTTTTTTTATGTGCTAGGCTATAACTTCAATTATGAACAATATAAAATAAAAGTGCTGACACCAATTAAAGATAAATATTATAAAATCCCTGATTATCTGCCACACACACCCTGTTATTTTTGCGAAAAATATTTCAATGAAGGAGCCAAACCCTGA